TCATGCTCACTCTGCTTCCTCAGGCTCGTCTCCGCCATCCACGCCTCTCTGGCCACTGCAGCTGGAGTCACAGTTGTGTCTTCCTGCCAGGATGTGCTGACTGACAGGTGGAGTGTTCTCACCAGGAAGAGATTATTCTCTCAGTGAACCAACACTAGTGCAGTTTACAATCAGGGAATCACCTTAGACATTCTGCTTTTAAAGTCATATTTATTGTTTGCATATAAGTGACTTCAGTTAAAGTGCCTGCTGTTCCACATGTGCAGTCACTGGCTGGTCAATGGGTTTGTCCTGTTCGGATCTCCCTACATGGCCCACGACATCTATGCCATGTACCTGAGCCACTACCACACTCAGAGGGTCAGGGGTCAGTGCAGCTCCGACATCGGCCACTCTCTTCACACCGTGAAGGCTTTCCTCCTGAAGGAGCGGATGTTGGTCCTCCATCACCTGGTGCTGCTTCTTATTTTCATGCCCATCACTTTGGTGAGTGTGGAGCGGAATCACTAACACACTCGCAGTGTTAgcgctgctctgattggtctgGAAGgtatgagcacacacacagtaaaggccacctgtgtgtcttgtttgcaGTTCTTCAGAAGAGGACTGGGGGATTTCTTCATCGGCTGCCTGTTCACCACGGAGTTCAGCACTCCTTTTGTCTCTATAGGAAGGATTCTTATCCAGGTAAACCATCTGAGCATCATTATAGAATAAAagaagttttattttataattatttactttatcattgtagaataaaagaaataaaaaattgagCCCTACAGTTTGGATAGTCACTGCcattgctctgtgtgtgtgaataagaaGCCAATTGTGAAGCACCttgtataaaataaatgtagccGTTTAGTCAGACCTTATCAGCAGAGGACTAAAGTAAGAGAAGCAATACCACAGTGGAACAGTTCACTGTAATATTACTTTATAAAGTAGCATTACAAAAATGGGCTTTATGGGGAACTACGGtgattttaaaatgcaaatcctattttggtgtctaaatgaccaGTAGGTACAAAACGGTTTGGAATTCCAATTAGTCTGACAGCCGGTAAACGGGTTGCAATGGCTGCAAAGTAATGCTGCTTgttaaagtgcttgttttagccactggccggctcagattgttgttccAAGTGTGTGACGGCAttacggaaaggatccctacagagagagacctggaagatccttttggttattgctctcttcaaagccaccagacagAAATCACACGTTGCAGAACGTGTCCAATTAAATTAGCAGAACTTGTTAAATTGTCCGCATATTTAAAAAGGACTGAATGCCAAACTTCTAAAAGATATTGGGGGAGAAATGTTCAATTTGTAACCTAAGAGGgactatgcacacacacacacacacagatggagggatTGTATGTGACGGTGTGAAAGAGGACTTGCTGTATTGAGCTCAGCTGAAATGTTACTTGTGTTTTTG
The Pempheris klunzingeri isolate RE-2024b chromosome 4, fPemKlu1.hap1, whole genome shotgun sequence genome window above contains:
- the LOC139200276 gene encoding TLC domain-containing protein 3A-like; this translates as MFAALVCGAVVFPGLFYSFRKALKHTFTQWSDADVTSVSERLVSAIHASLATAAGVTVVSSCQDVLTDSHWLVNGFVLFGSPYMAHDIYAMYLSHYHTQRVRGQCSSDIGHSLHTVKAFLLKERMLVLHHLVLLLIFMPITLFFRRGLGDFFIGCLFTTEFSTPFVSIGRILIQLGLDDTRLHRINGLVVLSSFLACRILVFPFMYWMYGRQFGIPLHRVAFHLPLHCNVGNLVILAPQIYWFILLLKKANRLYLRQRRAKGD